From the genome of Gallus gallus isolate bGalGal1 chromosome 4, bGalGal1.mat.broiler.GRCg7b, whole genome shotgun sequence:
GCGAGGTTCGGTGCCGGGAAGGGGCGGCTCCGCGTCCCCCAGCCAGGGCAACACGGGCGCCGTGGGAGAGGGGCGGCGTTCCAAGGAGAGCAGTCGCTGAGGCTTTGGGGGTGTGTGAGAAATTAGATGAAATGGGAACGAGAGGTATCAAATgccttttaattaaatattttgtgtcATAAGATATACCGAAGTACATAAAAACTCTTGTCACATACAAAATATTGTTAAGTATACAAAAAGAACCGAGAATGTGCTGGAACAGCAGCGGCCATCTGCTCCCACACAGATCTCGGCCCCTCCCGTACCATGAGGAGGACCACACCGTCCAGTCGCTAAGTGCGAAACCCACCgagccctgtgctgagcagcagcacctccgagctgcaggctgctgcatgcaggTCCTTGCACCTGCCCACATAGGCCCCTTAAGGACCAGGGCGGGCTGCTGTCAGCCCACGAAACACAAAGGATGTCAAGGACCTGAACTTAGGATGCAATCTGCAAGTTCTTTAGACAGAGAACCTTCCACCATTTTCCCAGCTTAAGGATAAACAAGGAGCGTTTTGTGCTCTCTTTATCGCTGCTGCTGTGAGTCACCCCTCCAGCACAGCTTCCTCCACCGCTCCTTGTGCTCACAGTTGCAAGGCACTGCCTGGTTTTCATTACCAGGGAAGCACAGAAAGCCAATACATCATTTGCCTCCCTCTGAAGAgttgcaaaggaaagagaatgcaTATAAATATGTTTAAGTATTAGGCAAGGCATGAAATACAGCAGTTCAAATGATTCCCTGCACTATCATCTCTCTCCAGATCTCATGTATATGTATTGTGGCTTGCTGCACAACACTAAATGCTTTTTGCATAAAACAGGACTATAAAATGGAAAAGACCCAGTTAGCATCTCATCAGTTCTAATTAAGGTCTTCATtaaactttttctttgcttgtatGATACACAGAGACCTTAAGTTTCCCCACATAAATTAGCAACTCTGATGAGATAAAAATAATGAGTTTTTAACCTCTACAGCATAGAGAAAGTGTGCAATTTTGCCTTGACTTTAGTAAAACATTTCCCAGTTTGCACTAAATACACTTTAGAAGGCATTTTCTAAAGAATAAATGGTATGAATGCTTTTCGATGCTTTGGGTAGGAGGTAAATTTTTCCTGATAGAACTCATGacacaaaacagcagccagcGTCTGGTTAAAAAAGACATACAGCACCACAAACCACCACGTCACGTTGTGAAATCCAAATGTGATGGCCATGGATATATAGATGAGGAGTTCTGCAAAATAATGAGGGCAAGAAACTCTTTCAAACCAGTCCCCAAAAGGTATACTGTAGTGCAGACTTAAAACCTCTCCTgtaagcaaacagaaattaatCGAGAACACATTAAATGAACTTTTCTACTCACAATTACAAAACAACACACTCATTAAAATGATCATCATCATTCTCTCCATCTGATCTGTCAGCTTTGCGTGTCTTAACGAAGTAAGACATCACCCTCTGGCTGTTTGTGTAaatacagagaaggaaatgtatttttagccCCTCTAGAGAAAGAAGTGAAGTTGCAGAGTCCTAAGCATTTGAAGTTGCACAAGTCCTAAGCATTACCATTTGTCTGTCCTCAGGATAATAGAAGCTAGACCCTTCAGTGTAACTTCTGAAATAATACACATCCGTGCACATTCAGCTCTCTGATCTCTTTTCCAAATGGTTTCATTCAACCTACTGAAAATCTTAAGAGTGCCACACTACGGTatgaaaaaatactgatgttttaAAGTGGTAGAAGCTACAGAAGCCTACTGGAACAACcagcaaatatttacataagTAAACTgttcacagaaatgaaacaccTTACCTGATTTGCTTTTTCTAAGATTAGCTAGAATCACAAGACATCTGTGCTGGTGAAGAGAGGCCCAAAAGTACATCGCAACGCCTATGATGTGATACCAGAAGATGTGCACAGAAAGTCCTTTTCCTGAATAAAAcatgtttcattaaaatatatttcatcttttcctgGGCACTGTCCTAAAATAGTACATAGATATTTTGTACATTACTGTCTCACAAAATTCTAGTAGCAAGATgctaatttgttttttaatccagTATCTTTAGGTACACTATAACATACAACTGATATATAATTCACAGTCTCAGATCTCAGTATTGAACTCTGTTTATAATTCTTACTGTCCTAATGAAAGACACTGCCATGTCTCAAGTCAACACATAAGTACAGTTTGTCCTGTTCACAGTGAATGGTATATACACACTATAAACCACATACCCCAGCAAAAGCTCTGTATTGAGATGGTCTCCCATGTACAAGTGAATATATCACCTCTGAGTATCCACCAGATAAGTAGCAAACAGGTCCAGATTAAAAAGGCTTTATCTACTCATACACAGTCTGAaggctgttttaaaaataacttgacTAAATCAACTAGACCTGATGTGGTTCAAAGTGGTTAAAGTGGCTTTGCTAAAGTCACATACTTGGTAATGACCACTTTGCATAAATCAGCCATGGGAGAAATGCTACAGTCAGCTCAAGTGTTGCAGAGAAGCAAGCAACAATTCAGTGGAATGTGCTGGCAGAAACAGGTCATAAACTTCAAATTTCTGCTGTATTAGCAGAGACATTACAGtaccaaaagaaagaagaggctgGCTGATATAAGGCAGAGAAGTGGGGAGTTCTCAATGGAAGGCAAAGGAGCTGACCAAGACTATCCTGCAGGCTCACCTGAAAGGAAAGCCTATGGTAAAAAAACAATCTCCAGTTTGACAACTGGAGTTATCTAGTGATATTTGAAACTTGCaacaattattttccttcacagagCATATCCATCTCAATGGAAACTGATTCAAAACAACTGCAAAAGTATTTACAGTGAGATGGAATAATGGTGGATTTCAGGGAATAACAGTGGTGATTTAAGATAAAATTTAGCAAACAAGCGAGAGTGTGTCTGTAATACTGCTTGGTAATGCAACATACTGAAATGTTACTTTGGATTATACCAGTAAGTTATTATTACTTCTCATCGATTAACACACTTCTCACGTAAGTCCTCCACGAAATCAAGCGAGCCATTTGCCTCTATggaaagaaatgggagaaaaaaatgcatctttggTAACAATGAAGCAGGTACTTACCATTCCTAACATTAGTAGGTACTTGACATAGCACAGTTGAGCCAACAGCAACGTAATAGCCAAGTCCAAAGCAATACTGCACAATGTGGATGACGCCATTGGAAAACACGCTGGTATAGAGGCATTCTGCAAGTCTTTGAAAGCTATGCAGCCAAAGGAGCAGGAGAACCAAGAGTGCAGAGAAGCTTTCGCTATCTGcttacaaataaaaaacagcaacttAGGGAGTGATAGGACCAATTTAACCCCAACAGTACTTCAAAAGAGATAATTCTGCCCTCCCCGAAGCAAAATCCTTACCCTCTTTTTAAGCTAACCAAGCACTGGGGAAAGTATTTGTACATTTGATGCACTGCTGACTGCAGAGACTGAGCAAGACTACACCTACAAAGTGCTAATAGTTGTTCCTCCTAAAAGAACTGCTTAAAGCTACTAAATGCATGACACAGAATGATTTCCACCTTGAATAATGCCAAAGGGAACTGGTATTCCAGGAAAGTCACTTGGAGCCTAGTTTAAGAGCAGCTTATGAGGTAGCATATGAAGAATACATATCAAGCAAAGGATGGTAACACAGCTTTGTAATATTTATGTGGCTGCTTCATAATAGCTGGAATACCTACCCGTATTCTGGTCCTGCAAATCTCTGCCAAAAGCACTATGGAAGATCTGAATCCATGGAGGGAGTGATGCTCCAAGGAACTGAGCTTGAAAAAGCCTAATCAGCAGAAAGCCATTCCAGAGTATAGAAACTACGTAAAAATGAGTAAACCACCTGTGGGAACAAAAAGCATCTTCATTAAACTTAATGTTCTCCTCATTCTTTAGATGGAAATGTAGCTGCAGGACACGTTTGCCTCATGGTGAGTACATGCCTTTTGGCTCACCTATCAACAAGACTATGTTTCTTTAGAACATTCAAACCTTTTCTTTTGGAGAACTGGGGGTGAGAAGACAACTCCCTTAGTCagggaagcaaaataaaacaacaccCTCCCAGAACAGCTCATGTACATCTCAACAGCAATAAAGAGGccaaataagaaaagcaaattctgGCAAGCTTTGTTGCACACTCCAAAACGACTTGCCCATTAGCAGTTAGTAACCCCTTCGGGTGTTCACTCCTTCTTCTCAGTTCTATCTCCTACCAAGCAGAGACAGTGATGTTTGCTCTGCAGATttgcaacagcaaaaaataaagcttcctccattttctgcttagAAGACAAACTGAACTCATTCATAGACAAAACTATATCTTCAAGATATGGTTCAAGAGCTTCAAGCTCTTTCTCTCTCAAACTATCACTTGGTAGACTTATGTCTCATCAGTTGCTGGAGAACTTTCCCCACATGCAGGGGAAGCTCAGCTGAGAAATGCCCTGTGAGATTTCAATAATCTCAATTATGCATGTGACCTACAGAGCAATCCAGCAGTACAGTAAGTACACGTGTCCTTCAAGGGAAGAGGAATGCTCTGTGTCTGCCAAACCAACCTGAAATTAATCATAACATTTGACAAGATGGAAGGGCAGAGTTAAAAACCAGCCTGGGCTAGTGAAAATACAATGCCTGTTCAGAAATAAGATGCAGATGCATGGGGAC
Proteins encoded in this window:
- the SRD5A3 gene encoding polyprenol reductase isoform X1 gives rise to the protein MPAVLGAAWALLAAAFLLLLLLHRAQARRPGGGTDVASAFFQDLIRYGKTKRGGQQAAWLHRLQVPKRWFTHFYVVSILWNGFLLIRLFQAQFLGASLPPWIQIFHSAFGRDLQDQNTDSESFSALLVLLLLWLHSFQRLAECLYTSVFSNGVIHIVQYCFGLGYYVAVGSTVLCQVPTNVRNGKGLSVHIFWYHIIGVAMYFWASLHQHRCLVILANLRKSKSGEVLSLHYSIPFGDWFERVSCPHYFAELLIYISMAITFGFHNVTWWFVVLYVFFNQTLAAVLCHEFYQEKFTSYPKHRKAFIPFIL
- the SRD5A3 gene encoding polyprenol reductase isoform X2 codes for the protein MPAVLGAAWALLAAAFLLLLLLHRAQARRPGGGTDVASAFFQDLIRYGKTKRGGQQAAWLHRLQVPKRWFTHFYVVSILWNGFLLIRLFQAQFLGASLPPWIQIFHSAFGRDLQDQNTDSESFSALLVLLLLWLHSFQRLAECLYTSVFSNGVIHIVQYCFGLGYYVAVGSTVLCQVPTNVRNGKGLSVHIFWYHIIGVAMYFWASLHQHRCLVILANLRKSKSELLIYISMAITFGFHNVTWWFVVLYVFFNQTLAAVLCHEFYQEKFTSYPKHRKAFIPFIL